The Actinomycetota bacterium genome window below encodes:
- a CDS encoding ATP-binding cassette domain-containing protein, producing the protein MANNDIVLRASQLKKTFGSAKKRVEAVKGVDFEIKAGEIFGFLGPNGAGKTTTLRMLATLLPIDSGEATVSGFDVRKQPHEVRCRVGYVSQAGGADSLSTGREDLMLQGRLYGMAAEAAAERAQELVVALDLQEFADRRVDTYSGGQRRRLDIALGIMHQPDVLFLDEPTTGLDPQNRANLWVQIRKLSDAGTTIFLTTHYLEEADTLSNRLAIMDHGLLVAEGTSRELKQQIAADSVVVSLKEDGAVIDEATALFHRQAYVREVTAEGDHLRLYVDDGVEALPQLLRLLDGEHIAIRNITLSEPTLDDVFLRHTGRSLRDAGPAEGNGKQE; encoded by the coding sequence ATGGCCAATAACGATATCGTACTGAGAGCCAGTCAGTTAAAAAAGACGTTCGGCAGTGCGAAGAAACGGGTCGAGGCAGTCAAGGGCGTCGATTTCGAGATCAAGGCTGGAGAGATCTTCGGCTTCCTCGGGCCCAACGGCGCCGGCAAGACCACTACCTTGAGGATGCTGGCGACGCTGTTGCCGATCGATAGTGGCGAGGCGACCGTTTCAGGGTTCGACGTGCGCAAGCAGCCGCACGAAGTGCGTTGCCGCGTCGGCTATGTCAGCCAGGCGGGTGGGGCCGACAGTCTGTCCACCGGCCGCGAGGACCTGATGCTTCAGGGCCGGCTCTACGGCATGGCCGCCGAGGCGGCCGCCGAGCGGGCCCAGGAGCTGGTCGTAGCCCTCGACCTGCAAGAATTCGCCGACCGCAGGGTAGATACCTATTCCGGCGGACAGCGCCGCCGGCTCGACATCGCCCTGGGCATCATGCACCAGCCGGATGTGCTCTTCCTTGATGAGCCCACCACAGGCCTCGATCCCCAGAACCGCGCCAACCTATGGGTGCAGATCCGCAAGCTCAGCGACGCCGGCACCACCATCTTTCTGACAACCCATTACCTCGAGGAAGCTGACACCCTGTCAAACCGCCTGGCGATCATGGACCATGGCCTGCTCGTGGCGGAGGGAACCTCACGCGAACTCAAACAGCAGATCGCAGCCGACAGCGTCGTTGTCAGCTTGAAGGAAGATGGAGCGGTCATCGATGAGGCGACCGCGCTCTTCCACCGGCAGGCTTATGTGCGTGAGGTCACGGCGGAAGGGGACCATCTGCGCCTTTACGTGGATGACGGCGTCGAGGCGCTGCCCCAGCTTCTGCGCCTTCTGGACGGCGAGCATATCGCCATCAGGAACATCACCCTCTCCGAGCCCACCCTGGATGACGTCTTTTTGCGCCATACCGGCCGCTCGCTTCGTGACGCCGGGCCGGCTGAAGGGAACGGGAAACAGGAATGA
- a CDS encoding ABC transporter permease, giving the protein MKLLHDIGLLYKRGFVHALRIPIWIIVGVSTPLLYLALFTPLLDNLAGGPGFPTTDVLDVFLPGILALMAFGSGTGAGFAIIFEIQAGFTERLQVTPASRLALLMGPILSSLTWMLFFTFLIIASAIPFGFNLHVGGMLISLILISLLMMIFSAFSISVALLTKEISTLAAIMNGINLPILLLSGVLLPLTLAPAWMRFIAHFNPMYYVVEANRALSAGVIYDSRVAEGFLVIVPLAIIVLAWATRVYKKTVA; this is encoded by the coding sequence ATGAAACTTTTACACGACATCGGCCTGCTTTACAAAAGAGGGTTCGTCCATGCGTTGCGCATACCGATCTGGATCATCGTCGGAGTCTCGACGCCCCTGCTATACCTGGCCCTGTTTACGCCGCTGCTCGACAACCTGGCCGGCGGACCGGGATTTCCTACCACGGATGTCCTGGATGTCTTCCTGCCGGGGATCCTGGCGCTGATGGCCTTCGGCAGTGGCACCGGCGCCGGCTTCGCCATAATTTTTGAGATACAGGCAGGATTTACCGAACGGCTGCAGGTCACTCCCGCCAGCCGCCTGGCGCTGCTGATGGGGCCGATTCTTTCGAGCCTCACCTGGATGCTTTTCTTCACCTTCCTGATCATCGCGTCGGCCATTCCCTTCGGCTTCAATCTGCACGTCGGCGGCATGCTGATCTCGTTGATACTGATCTCGCTGCTGATGATGATATTCTCCGCCTTCTCGATCTCGGTCGCGCTTTTGACCAAGGAGATCAGCACCCTGGCGGCGATCATGAACGGCATCAATCTGCCGATCCTGTTGCTCTCGGGAGTATTGCTGCCGCTGACGCTGGCTCCCGCCTGGATGCGCTTCATCGCGCATTTCAATCCCATGTATTACGTGGTCGAGGCCAACCGGGCCCTGTCGGCCGGCGTTATATATGACTCGCGCGTCGCTGAGGGCTTCCTTGTCATCGTGCCGCTGGCAATCATTGTTTTAGCGTGGGCCACGCGGGTATACAAAAAGACGGTTGCTTAA
- a CDS encoding cytochrome B5: protein MKKFTITELHDFNGQAGKPVYVAYNGKVYDVSASFLWEKGDHQGEHAAGNDLTDEIAAAPHEPDMLDAFPVVGEISG, encoded by the coding sequence ATGAAGAAATTCACGATTACCGAGCTGCACGATTTTAACGGGCAGGCAGGCAAGCCGGTCTATGTCGCCTATAACGGTAAGGTCTACGATGTTTCCGCGAGCTTTCTCTGGGAGAAAGGAGACCACCAGGGGGAGCACGCCGCCGGCAACGACCTGACCGATGAGATCGCTGCCGCCCCTCACGAACCCGATATGCTTGACGCTTTTCCCGTCGTCGGCGAGATCTCAGGCTAG
- a CDS encoding undecaprenyl-diphosphatase — protein MDYRLFNLVNQYAGRSGALDALMTGLAKYGVALLALPLLYMWFRGNSAAKKAALLSLLSMAVALLINQVIGHIYFRPRPFSFHEVNLLVDRSTDPSFPSDHAAFVFGIAWLIWLQNRRIGYVALAMGFLVALSRVFIGAHYPGDVLGGALIGLVSALLVWNLKAALDPVTSFLISIARKLRLA, from the coding sequence ATGGATTATCGCCTTTTCAATCTCGTAAACCAGTATGCCGGACGGTCCGGCGCGCTCGACGCCCTCATGACCGGACTGGCCAAGTACGGCGTTGCGCTGCTGGCGCTGCCGCTGCTCTACATGTGGTTCAGGGGGAATTCGGCCGCCAAGAAAGCCGCGCTCCTGAGCCTGCTGAGCATGGCCGTCGCCCTGCTGATCAACCAGGTTATCGGGCACATATACTTCCGGCCCCGTCCCTTTTCGTTTCACGAGGTCAATCTGCTGGTGGATCGATCGACCGATCCTTCCTTCCCATCCGATCACGCTGCCTTCGTCTTTGGCATCGCCTGGTTGATCTGGCTGCAAAACCGGCGTATCGGTTACGTGGCGCTGGCGATGGGCTTTCTGGTGGCGCTCTCCAGGGTCTTCATCGGCGCCCATTACCCTGGTGACGTTCTCGGTGGCGCCCTCATCGGTCTGGTCTCCGCCTTGCTGGTCTGGAACCTGAAAGCGGCGCTCGACCCTGTCACCTCTTTCTTGATATCGATAGCAAGGAAGCTTAGGCTGGCCTGA
- a CDS encoding DsbA family protein translates to MEWRPYLLRPNMPPEGMEIPSEYLADMEDTRRRLKSMADTGGLEMVFSGRIPNSRLALEATEFAYAHGRGGQFHRAVFQRLYGEGRDIGSWGVLREAAAEAGLDADEMEREVKGGEYAAVLDAKIEEAAGRGVKAVPTFIINGNYRIVGAQPYEAFEKAIAQVESGEV, encoded by the coding sequence ATCGAATGGCGCCCCTATCTGCTTCGCCCCAACATGCCTCCTGAGGGCATGGAGATCCCCTCTGAATATCTTGCTGACATGGAAGATACCCGTCGCCGGCTGAAAAGCATGGCCGATACCGGCGGACTCGAGATGGTCTTTTCGGGCCGCATTCCCAACTCGCGCCTGGCGCTGGAAGCGACCGAGTTCGCATATGCCCACGGCAGGGGCGGGCAGTTCCACCGCGCGGTTTTTCAGAGGCTCTACGGCGAAGGCCGTGATATCGGCAGCTGGGGAGTCCTGCGGGAGGCGGCCGCCGAAGCCGGTCTTGACGCCGACGAGATGGAGCGGGAGGTCAAGGGCGGCGAGTACGCCGCGGTGCTGGACGCAAAGATCGAGGAAGCCGCCGGCCGTGGCGTAAAGGCTGTGCCTACATTCATCATCAACGGAAATTACCGCATCGTCGGCGCCCAACCGTACGAAGCATTCGAGAAGGCGATCGCGCAGGTTGAATCCGGGGAGGTCTAG
- the typA gene encoding translational GTPase TypA has translation MNLRNVAIIAHVDHGKTTLVDGLLKQSKTFRENEAAFSQTLILDSNDQERERGITILAKNTAVRYGDTKINIIDTPGHADFGGEVERTLNMADGAILVIDAQEGPMPQTKFVLKKALELGLKPIVVINKIDKPNARIDEVIERTHDLFLDLATDEGQLDFPVYYAVARGGKAWSEVPEDFEGGADLTPVFDAIVDHVPAPEVGDKDQPFQMLVTSLEADSFQGKHVIGRITRGTISPGTTITLMKKDGTEERARIDKVYVSQGLKRVEIEEAHAGDIVSLTGIRNAGIGETIADSDRPEMLPTIEIEEPTLKMSVGANTSPFAGREGQYVTSRQILERIERELETNVSLKMEMGQNGDYILSGRGELHLSVFIENLRREGYELQVGKPQVITKEIDGATHEPIEELTVDVATEYVGAVNGEVGRRKGLLLSQVENSDGSTRLIFEISTRGILGLRNHLLTLTRGTAIMNSIFVKYQRMGAPMPRMRNGALVASESGKAVTFGLNNAQQRGTVFLQPQTPVYEGMIVGLNAREGDLEINVTKEKKLTNMRSSGADEAIVLTPPTMLSLEQSLDFLEDDELLEVTPASQRLRKKLLGKTDRVRAARK, from the coding sequence TTGAATCTTAGAAACGTAGCCATCATAGCCCACGTCGACCACGGCAAGACCACGCTGGTGGACGGCCTTCTGAAGCAGTCCAAGACCTTCAGGGAGAATGAAGCCGCCTTCAGCCAGACGCTGATCCTCGATTCCAACGACCAGGAACGCGAGCGGGGGATAACGATCCTGGCCAAGAACACCGCGGTCAGGTATGGCGACACCAAGATCAATATAATCGACACTCCCGGCCATGCCGATTTCGGCGGCGAGGTCGAGAGGACTCTCAACATGGCTGACGGCGCCATCCTGGTGATCGACGCGCAGGAAGGCCCGATGCCGCAGACAAAATTCGTGCTCAAAAAGGCGCTGGAGCTGGGGCTCAAGCCTATCGTTGTCATCAACAAGATCGATAAGCCAAACGCCAGGATCGATGAAGTCATCGAGAGGACGCATGACCTTTTCCTCGATCTGGCTACCGATGAGGGGCAGCTCGACTTCCCTGTCTACTATGCTGTCGCGCGCGGCGGCAAGGCCTGGAGCGAGGTTCCGGAAGATTTCGAGGGCGGGGCCGACCTGACCCCGGTGTTCGACGCCATCGTCGACCATGTGCCCGCGCCGGAAGTCGGCGACAAGGATCAACCTTTCCAGATGCTGGTGACCTCCCTTGAGGCAGACAGCTTCCAGGGCAAGCATGTCATCGGCAGGATCACGCGCGGCACCATTTCGCCCGGCACGACGATCACGCTGATGAAAAAAGACGGCACTGAAGAACGGGCCCGCATCGACAAGGTTTATGTTTCCCAGGGGCTCAAGAGGGTCGAGATCGAGGAAGCCCACGCGGGCGACATCGTCTCCCTGACGGGAATCCGCAACGCCGGCATCGGTGAGACCATCGCCGACAGCGACCGGCCAGAGATGCTGCCGACGATCGAGATCGAGGAGCCGACCCTGAAGATGTCGGTAGGCGCCAACACCTCACCCTTCGCCGGCAGGGAAGGTCAATATGTCACCAGCCGTCAGATACTCGAAAGGATCGAGCGTGAGCTGGAGACCAATGTCTCGCTGAAAATGGAGATGGGGCAGAATGGCGATTACATCTTATCCGGGCGCGGCGAGCTGCACCTGTCGGTATTCATCGAGAACCTGCGGCGCGAAGGCTACGAGCTGCAGGTCGGCAAGCCTCAGGTGATCACCAAGGAGATAGACGGCGCCACCCACGAGCCGATTGAGGAGCTTACCGTTGACGTCGCCACTGAATATGTTGGCGCCGTGAACGGAGAAGTCGGCCGCCGCAAAGGCCTGCTGCTCAGCCAGGTTGAGAACAGCGACGGCTCTACCAGGCTGATATTCGAGATCTCAACACGGGGCATCCTCGGGCTGCGCAATCATCTGCTGACCCTGACGCGCGGTACGGCTATCATGAATTCAATATTTGTCAAATATCAGCGGATGGGGGCTCCCATGCCGCGTATGCGCAACGGCGCCCTGGTGGCCAGCGAGAGTGGCAAGGCCGTGACTTTCGGCCTCAACAACGCCCAGCAGAGGGGCACGGTCTTCCTGCAGCCCCAGACCCCCGTTTATGAGGGAATGATCGTCGGGCTCAACGCCCGCGAGGGAGATCTCGAGATCAACGTCACCAAGGAAAAGAAGTTGACCAATATGCGCTCATCGGGAGCGGACGAGGCCATCGTGCTGACGCCGCCGACAATGCTCAGCCTGGAGCAGAGCCTTGATTTTCTGGAAGATGACGAGCTGCTGGAAGTGACGCCGGCGAGCCAGAGGCTCAGGAAGAAGCTCCTGGGCAAGACCGACAGGGTCAGGGCAGCCAGAAAGTAA
- a CDS encoding SHOCT domain-containing protein has translation MGLILIIVVAALAVWLLTQHHDTERAASVKAAPAVAPAETALEQLRKRYARGEITRNEFEERKQALEVH, from the coding sequence ATGGGACTTATACTTATAATCGTAGTGGCGGCGCTGGCAGTCTGGCTGCTGACGCAACATCATGATACCGAGCGCGCGGCATCCGTTAAGGCCGCTCCGGCAGTGGCTCCGGCAGAGACTGCGCTTGAGCAATTGCGCAAGCGGTACGCCCGTGGCGAGATCACCCGCAACGAGTTCGAGGAGCGCAAACAGGCACTGGAGGTGCATTGA
- a CDS encoding SHOCT domain-containing protein, translated as MMNGWGYGDNFFIGGILMMIFWVAIVVGIVILIVWLTRQSTGHTHQAGPVQGPCPGPGAEHHETAIDILNARYARGEIDKAEYEQKKKDLSG; from the coding sequence ATGATGAACGGATGGGGATACGGAGACAACTTCTTCATCGGGGGAATCCTGATGATGATCTTCTGGGTAGCGATAGTCGTCGGAATCGTCATACTGATCGTGTGGTTGACCCGGCAGAGCACCGGCCACACGCATCAGGCCGGTCCTGTGCAGGGGCCGTGTCCAGGACCCGGCGCCGAGCACCACGAAACCGCCATCGATATCCTGAACGCCCGCTATGCCCGCGGCGAGATCGACAAGGCTGAATACGAGCAAAAGAAAAAGGACCTGAGCGGCTAG
- a CDS encoding SHOCT domain-containing protein produces MLQGGGTAAVTGAPAAAETLTMPAPGVPGGQSALDILKVRYARGEIDKKEYDEKMKDLST; encoded by the coding sequence TTGCTGCAGGGGGGCGGCACGGCCGCCGTGACCGGCGCACCGGCGGCAGCTGAAACGTTGACCATGCCGGCCCCCGGGGTTCCCGGCGGCCAGTCGGCTCTCGATATTCTGAAGGTTCGATACGCACGTGGCGAGATCGACAAGAAAGAGTATGACGAGAAAATGAAAGACCTGTCGACCTAG